The genomic window CCCTCCGCTCGAGGGCACTCCGATCACATGCTGCAGGCGGAGCACCACGGGGCCCGGGAGGTCCACCGGTACGTACACGGGGAGCGATGCCCGACTGTTTCCCATGAACTCCATGTAGGAGATGGTCTCGTATCCCACGCGAGAGGCTATCATGGTTCCTCCCTGCTCTTATTATCGGCAGAGGGGAACAGACTTGAATAGTTTTCTCCGAGAAACGCAAGAGACCCTCAGGCCTCTACAGTCGCTGCTTTCGCTCCAGTTCCTTCTGACAGTCCAGACAGTAGAGGGCGTAGGGGATGGCCTCGAGGCGCTCCCGTGGGATGGGCTTTCCGTCCTTGAGGCAGTAGCCGTACTTTCCGTTCTCTATGCGGGCAAGGGCCGCATCGATCTGGTTGAGTCGCCGCAACTCGTGGCCCTCGAGGGAATTGAGGATCCTCCTGTCCAGATCG from Spirochaeta thermophila DSM 6192 includes these protein-coding regions:
- a CDS encoding TraR/DksA family transcriptional regulator, whose protein sequence is MDRAFLEQMKEKLLEMKREILMNLAQENEELEELISNENEKDLVDIAANDLDRRILNSLEGHELRRLNQIDAALARIENGKYGYCLKDGKPIPRERLEAIPYALYCLDCQKELERKQRL